One region of Deinococcus aestuarii genomic DNA includes:
- a CDS encoding MIP/aquaporin family protein — protein MTTPLPHALVAEAVGTFALVFFGPGAAVVQAQTGALGHLGVAAVFGLTVAAVIAALAPISGAHINPAATLALTLAGRFPPGRALPYVAAQLLGAVAAAFLLALFGREGNLGVTLPAGSVGQAFTLETVLTFFLLVALRSGRPGVVGGVVALKAAMGGPITGASMNPARSFGPALASGLWTAHWLYWVAPCSAPRWR, from the coding sequence GTGACGACGCCCCTTCCGCATGCCCTCGTGGCCGAGGCAGTGGGCACCTTCGCGCTGGTGTTCTTCGGGCCGGGTGCGGCGGTGGTACAGGCGCAGACGGGCGCGCTCGGGCACCTGGGCGTGGCCGCCGTGTTCGGGCTGACCGTCGCGGCGGTGATCGCGGCGCTCGCCCCGATCAGCGGGGCGCACATCAACCCGGCGGCCACCCTCGCGCTGACCCTGGCGGGCCGTTTTCCACCCGGCAGGGCGTTGCCCTACGTCGCGGCCCAACTGCTCGGCGCTGTCGCGGCGGCGTTCCTGCTGGCGCTGTTCGGCAGGGAAGGCAACCTCGGGGTCACGCTTCCGGCCGGAAGCGTGGGCCAGGCGTTCACCCTCGAAACGGTGCTGACCTTCTTCCTGCTGGTCGCCCTACGCTCCGGGCGGCCCGGGGTGGTGGGCGGGGTCGTCGCCCTGAAAGCCGCGATGGGCGGCCCGATCACCGGGGCAAGCATGAATCCGGCCCGCAGTTTCGGCCCTGCCCTGGCGAGCGGCCTCTGGACGGCCCACTGGCTGTACTGGGTGGCTCCCTGCTCGGCGCCGCGCTGGCGGTAG